From the genome of Phytohabitans rumicis, one region includes:
- a CDS encoding WD40 repeat domain-containing protein, whose protein sequence is MGGHTGRVWALAAVPGLDGTIMLASAGDDATVRLWEPIGGNPVGPPTRGHTARVLALAVVPGPDGVSLLASAGDDGAIRLSDPISGDPYLPPLVGHRGGVLALAVRPDPTGSPLILSAGVDRTVRIWDLTGACRQVVPVGTMAQSVSWTNHGLAIAGDEGLALVSIRQPKELSEREHDARDVDLRGGPVGDSGGEPSAVASVRATRPRTG, encoded by the coding sequence ATGGGCGGACACACCGGCAGGGTCTGGGCGTTGGCCGCTGTTCCCGGTCTGGACGGCACGATCATGCTCGCCAGTGCCGGCGACGACGCCACGGTACGGCTGTGGGAGCCCATCGGCGGCAACCCGGTGGGGCCGCCGACGCGCGGGCACACCGCGCGCGTCCTGGCGCTGGCGGTCGTGCCCGGACCGGACGGCGTATCGCTGCTCGCCAGCGCGGGCGACGACGGCGCGATCCGGCTGTCCGATCCCATCTCCGGCGACCCGTACCTGCCACCGCTGGTCGGTCACCGCGGCGGCGTGCTCGCCTTGGCGGTCCGACCGGATCCGACCGGATCGCCCCTGATCCTCAGTGCCGGCGTCGACCGAACGGTCCGGATATGGGACCTGACCGGTGCCTGCCGGCAGGTCGTTCCCGTCGGCACCATGGCGCAGTCGGTCAGCTGGACCAACCACGGGCTCGCCATCGCGGGCGACGAAGGGCTGGCCCTGGTGTCCATCCGGCAGCCGAAGGAACTATCCGAAAGGGAGCACGATGCCCGGGATGTCGATCTTCGAGGAGGGCCCGTCGGCGACTCGGGTGGCGAGCCTTCCGCTGTCGCATCTGTCCGTGCAACTCGGCCACGT
- a CDS encoding monooxygenase translates to MRGATRLVAVATVLAVAGMSAACGAGTADPPVTAQSGGATHDGHGQGAPPPPSPTPPRAGERFVTLKMPQPYAPVAPNGGTDEYRCFLVDPGLSTQAYLTGSQFLPQNADIVHHAIFFQIPPAGAAEARELDEGTPGEGWQCFGDSGVNGDAWVAHWAPGADEVLLDEGLGYEMPAGSQLVMQVHYNLLATGGKSGSTDQSSIRLRLADATTAMTPLATMQAPAPVELPCTAQESGPLCDRDAAIKDVTRRFGQDVGSSAADLLQWCSQGKPAPGSTQHCDHPMEGAATIYATAGHMHLLGRAITIELNPGTTGAQTLLDVPQYNFDDQAIRPLATPVKIKKGDVLRVTCTHDAGLRKMLPQLQSLPPRYVVWGDGTADEMCLGLLIGTPS, encoded by the coding sequence GTGAGAGGCGCAACGCGGCTGGTGGCGGTGGCAACGGTGCTGGCCGTGGCCGGGATGAGCGCGGCGTGCGGTGCTGGCACCGCCGATCCGCCGGTGACGGCCCAATCGGGCGGCGCGACCCACGACGGCCACGGTCAGGGCGCGCCGCCGCCGCCGTCGCCGACGCCGCCGCGCGCCGGTGAACGGTTCGTGACACTCAAGATGCCGCAGCCGTACGCGCCGGTCGCGCCGAACGGAGGGACGGACGAGTACCGTTGCTTCCTGGTCGATCCGGGACTGTCCACCCAGGCGTACCTGACGGGCAGCCAGTTCCTGCCGCAGAACGCCGACATCGTGCACCACGCGATCTTCTTCCAGATCCCTCCGGCGGGCGCGGCCGAGGCGCGCGAGCTTGACGAGGGTACGCCCGGCGAAGGCTGGCAGTGCTTCGGCGACTCCGGCGTGAACGGCGACGCGTGGGTGGCCCACTGGGCGCCGGGGGCGGACGAGGTGCTGTTGGACGAGGGCCTGGGGTACGAGATGCCGGCCGGCAGCCAACTCGTCATGCAGGTGCACTACAACCTGCTCGCGACCGGCGGAAAATCCGGCAGCACCGACCAGTCCAGCATCCGGCTACGCCTCGCCGACGCCACCACCGCCATGACCCCACTGGCCACCATGCAGGCACCCGCACCGGTCGAACTGCCGTGCACCGCGCAGGAAAGCGGCCCACTCTGCGACCGGGACGCCGCGATCAAGGACGTCACCCGCCGCTTCGGCCAGGACGTCGGCTCCAGCGCCGCCGACCTGCTCCAGTGGTGCAGCCAAGGCAAGCCGGCACCCGGATCCACCCAACACTGCGACCACCCGATGGAGGGCGCCGCCACCATCTACGCCACGGCCGGACACATGCACCTGCTCGGCCGCGCCATCACGATCGAACTCAACCCCGGAACCACCGGCGCCCAAACCCTGCTGGACGTACCCCAGTACAACTTCGACGACCAGGCCATCCGCCCACTGGCCACCCCGGTAAAGATCAAGAAGGGCGACGTGCTCCGGGTCACCTGCACCCACGACGCCGGCCTGCGCAAGATGCTCCCCCAACTCCAATCGCTGCCACCCCGCTACGTCGTCTGGGGCGACGGCACCGCCGACGAAATGTGCCTCGGACTACTCATCGGCACCCCGTCGTAG
- a CDS encoding lipase family alpha/beta hydrolase yields the protein MVPGIMGSELVDSRTRRTLWGFRDLRWYVRAWTTGGGLTALRLTDEERAGVYGRVEATSSLRFPAFARVLAGLEPYTRLFDTVRAAVQPGVPVVDFAYDWRLPVAHNAGLLAERVHHELRRWHAHPAHDVARRVHPDGRPARVVIVAHSMGGLLARYLSTIPGATDDIRAVVTLGTPFYGSVKAAVLLNAGRGAPFPSHRPWSQALRPAADEGLRRLAASLPGVHDLLPTYRCVNDGRRGQRLDHDTAVALGADPDHARASAELHRRLADAPIPGHRPLVGTHQPTPQSFALREDTVSTEDGLWVDRAEGGVRWSNEAGDGTVYRGAASLDGTVHTYLPQQHGPLAKSSETRAFVHGVITELDLDRLGPPQAALELGLAVPDLACPGDAFTGLVTGVTGRRDATCHVIDAANGQLVSAPLIDVDADGARVAVRLPQPGLFRVEVAGGGYSPVSQHVLAVDPGLADDGADE from the coding sequence GTGGTGCCCGGCATCATGGGGAGCGAACTGGTCGACAGCCGCACCCGACGGACGCTGTGGGGTTTCCGGGACCTGCGCTGGTACGTCCGGGCCTGGACCACCGGCGGCGGCTTGACCGCGTTGCGGCTCACCGACGAGGAACGCGCCGGGGTCTACGGCCGGGTGGAGGCGACCTCGTCGCTCCGGTTTCCGGCCTTCGCGCGCGTCCTGGCCGGTCTGGAGCCCTACACGAGGCTCTTCGACACGGTCCGCGCCGCGGTGCAGCCGGGCGTCCCGGTCGTGGACTTCGCCTACGACTGGCGGCTGCCCGTGGCCCACAACGCGGGCCTGCTGGCCGAACGGGTCCATCACGAGCTGCGGCGCTGGCACGCCCACCCGGCCCACGACGTCGCGCGGCGGGTGCACCCGGACGGCCGTCCAGCGCGGGTGGTCATCGTCGCCCACTCGATGGGTGGACTGCTGGCCAGATATCTGAGCACGATTCCGGGCGCCACCGACGACATCCGCGCGGTCGTCACCCTCGGCACCCCGTTCTACGGCTCGGTGAAGGCCGCGGTGCTGCTCAACGCCGGTCGTGGCGCCCCGTTTCCCAGCCACCGGCCATGGTCCCAGGCGTTGCGGCCGGCGGCCGACGAGGGCCTGCGTCGACTGGCCGCCAGCCTGCCCGGAGTGCACGATCTGCTGCCCACGTATCGGTGCGTCAACGACGGCCGGCGCGGTCAGCGGCTCGACCACGACACCGCGGTCGCGCTCGGCGCCGACCCGGACCACGCGCGAGCCTCGGCGGAGCTGCACCGGCGCCTGGCGGACGCGCCGATCCCCGGCCACCGCCCGCTGGTGGGTACGCACCAGCCCACCCCGCAGAGCTTCGCTCTCCGCGAAGACACGGTGTCCACTGAAGACGGACTGTGGGTCGACCGGGCCGAGGGCGGCGTGCGCTGGTCCAACGAGGCCGGTGACGGGACCGTGTACCGCGGGGCCGCCAGCCTCGACGGGACCGTCCACACCTACCTTCCGCAGCAGCATGGCCCGCTGGCGAAGAGCAGTGAGACGCGCGCGTTCGTGCACGGCGTCATCACCGAGCTGGACCTCGACCGGCTCGGCCCGCCGCAGGCCGCGCTCGAACTTGGCCTCGCGGTGCCCGACCTGGCGTGCCCGGGGGACGCGTTCACCGGTCTGGTCACCGGTGTCACCGGGCGCCGCGACGCCACCTGCCACGTCATCGACGCCGCGAACGGTCAACTCGTCAGCGCCCCGCTGATCGACGTCGACGCGGACGGTGCCCGGGTGGCCGTACGGCTGCCGCAGCCGGGGCTGTTCCGCGTCGAGGTGGCCGGCGGCGGCTACAGCCCGGTCAGCCAGCACGTGCTCGCGGTCGACCCCGGCCTGGCCGACGACGGTGCCGATGAGTGA
- a CDS encoding glycoside hydrolase family 2 TIM barrel-domain containing protein, with protein sequence MLLAVFAVLLTGLPGTVVAGKPVAAGDVPRTGREVVDFTRDWRFALANRDGVQVPPAYADAVSPGYDDSSWRVLDVPHDWSIELDPTAGPGTTAGTGYFQGGLGFYRKTFTVPPVADGDRISIEFDGVYMNSAVYLNGTLLGTHPYGYTGFAFDITGLAHTDGTPNVVAVKVQNQLPNSRWYSGSGIYRNVRLVVTGPVHVRRHGTFVTTPDAATTIDQGYVDVHVATDVVNETTEAELVHTVRDESGRVVGRARDATTIRVRHPRLWSVDSPYLYTLETSLLVGGRPVDAVSTPFGVRWVEIDPAEGMFVNGEYTKLQGVDLHHDLGALGAAVSADAIDRQLSIMKRMGVNALRTAHNPPAPEVIEACERLGIVVMVEAFDTWRNNKTANDYGDWFELEAPGGGGLLWSDVDIMEMVHEFKNSPSVVMWSIGNEIRGQTVADAQRLVADIKSIDTTRPVVWGSDSYRTPPSPTSTNGQIAQLLDGVGLNYNTAQSVDALHQLYPDTFFFESESSSSTSARGVYQWPDLLNTGEDYTPGRRLVSSYDNNMASWTMPGEYGLKKDRDRKFFTGEFLWSGFDYIGEPTPYGQFPVKSAFFGAVDTAGFPKDLFYAFQSQWTTEPMVHLVPMNWTDHEPGQPVTVWAYSNVDTVELFLNGRSLGAHRYDGKTTAFGRDYLETTEPTGDDKTFPSGSYTSPGGGTGKLHLTWQVPFEPGELRAVATRDGAAVATDVLRTAGAPHTLRLTPDRAAIDADGESLSFVTVEVVDAHGVVVPEADDLLRFTVTGGTLAGVDNGRQESAENYQAAHRSAFNGKALAIVRSDERPGPISITVTGDGLLPATTTVFDVGRRDRGGAVDPHLRTPTGTRPDLPRHVTLVRADGSTSRERVTWARLTRDQLDSERPYLVRGTARGHRVAAHVTPYRVSSVQTFTAAVPVGVRPYLPGTARVTFTDGVTDLVAVNWDPVPDPTGPGTFTVPGKLAEHGLTTSVAVTVSDGWTLGQNLAPAATPSASFSGTPQTVPATMTDGVLPDANGWSNRYTKAATALLPAYSLARPADWASLTWTSPQAVDTLVPYFRLAAGRTFPAAVSVEYWDGTGWIPAANQSVTMATQSEQPTTISFDKVSTTALRLVVTSAAPATPDGFVQISELHALGDVAIGDVKEG encoded by the coding sequence ATGCTCCTCGCTGTCTTCGCCGTGTTGCTGACCGGTTTGCCGGGAACGGTGGTGGCCGGCAAACCCGTGGCGGCCGGCGACGTGCCGCGCACCGGCCGGGAGGTCGTCGACTTCACGCGGGACTGGCGCTTCGCGCTGGCCAACCGGGACGGCGTCCAGGTGCCGCCGGCGTACGCGGACGCGGTCTCGCCCGGGTATGACGACTCGTCCTGGCGGGTGCTGGACGTACCGCACGACTGGAGCATCGAACTGGACCCGACGGCGGGGCCGGGGACGACCGCGGGGACCGGCTACTTCCAGGGCGGCCTCGGCTTCTACCGCAAGACGTTCACGGTCCCGCCGGTCGCGGACGGCGACCGGATCTCGATCGAGTTCGACGGGGTCTACATGAACTCCGCGGTGTACCTCAACGGCACACTTCTCGGCACCCACCCCTACGGATACACGGGCTTCGCGTTCGACATCACCGGGCTCGCGCACACCGACGGCACGCCGAACGTGGTCGCCGTGAAGGTGCAGAACCAACTGCCGAACAGCCGCTGGTACTCCGGCAGCGGCATCTACCGCAACGTCCGCCTGGTGGTCACCGGCCCCGTCCACGTGCGCCGGCACGGCACCTTCGTGACCACCCCGGACGCCGCCACGACCATCGACCAGGGGTACGTCGACGTCCACGTCGCGACGGACGTGGTGAACGAGACCACCGAGGCCGAGCTCGTCCACACGGTGCGGGACGAGTCCGGCCGGGTCGTCGGCCGGGCCCGGGACGCCACCACCATCCGGGTACGGCACCCGCGGCTCTGGTCGGTCGACTCGCCGTACCTGTACACGCTGGAGACGAGCCTGTTGGTCGGCGGCCGGCCGGTCGACGCGGTGTCCACCCCGTTCGGGGTCCGCTGGGTCGAGATCGACCCGGCCGAGGGCATGTTCGTCAACGGCGAATACACCAAGCTCCAAGGCGTGGACCTGCACCACGACCTCGGCGCGCTCGGCGCCGCGGTGAGCGCCGACGCCATCGACCGCCAACTGTCGATCATGAAGCGCATGGGGGTCAACGCCCTGCGTACGGCCCACAACCCACCGGCGCCCGAGGTCATCGAGGCGTGCGAGCGCCTCGGCATCGTCGTCATGGTCGAGGCGTTCGACACCTGGCGCAACAACAAGACGGCGAACGACTACGGCGACTGGTTCGAGCTGGAGGCGCCCGGCGGGGGCGGGCTGCTGTGGTCCGATGTGGACATCATGGAGATGGTCCACGAGTTCAAGAACTCCCCCTCGGTCGTCATGTGGTCGATCGGCAACGAGATCCGCGGCCAGACCGTCGCCGACGCGCAGCGCCTCGTCGCGGACATCAAGTCGATCGACACGACGCGGCCGGTGGTGTGGGGCAGCGACAGCTACCGCACACCGCCGAGCCCCACCTCCACCAACGGGCAGATCGCCCAACTGCTGGACGGCGTCGGCCTCAACTACAACACCGCCCAGTCCGTCGACGCCCTGCACCAGCTCTACCCGGACACGTTCTTCTTCGAGTCCGAGTCGTCCTCGTCCACCTCGGCGCGCGGCGTCTACCAGTGGCCGGACCTGCTCAACACCGGTGAGGACTACACACCCGGACGGCGCCTGGTCTCCAGCTACGACAACAACATGGCGTCCTGGACGATGCCGGGCGAGTACGGCCTGAAGAAGGACCGGGACCGCAAGTTCTTCACCGGCGAGTTCCTCTGGTCCGGGTTCGACTACATCGGTGAGCCGACGCCGTACGGGCAGTTCCCCGTCAAGTCCGCGTTCTTCGGCGCGGTCGACACCGCGGGCTTCCCCAAGGACCTGTTCTACGCCTTCCAGAGCCAGTGGACCACCGAGCCGATGGTCCATCTCGTACCGATGAACTGGACCGACCACGAGCCCGGCCAGCCGGTGACCGTCTGGGCGTACTCCAATGTGGACACCGTCGAGCTGTTCCTCAATGGACGCTCGCTCGGCGCCCACCGGTACGACGGCAAGACGACCGCCTTCGGCCGCGACTACCTGGAGACGACCGAACCGACCGGCGACGACAAGACGTTCCCGTCCGGCAGCTACACCAGCCCCGGCGGCGGCACCGGCAAGCTCCACCTCACCTGGCAGGTGCCGTTCGAGCCCGGCGAGCTTCGGGCCGTCGCCACCCGGGACGGGGCCGCGGTCGCCACCGACGTGCTGCGCACCGCCGGCGCACCGCATACGCTGCGGCTGACCCCGGACCGGGCCGCCATCGACGCCGACGGCGAATCCCTGTCGTTCGTCACCGTCGAGGTCGTCGACGCGCACGGCGTCGTCGTGCCCGAGGCCGACGACCTGCTCCGGTTCACCGTCACCGGCGGCACCCTCGCGGGCGTCGACAACGGCCGGCAGGAGAGCGCCGAGAACTACCAGGCCGCGCACCGGTCCGCGTTCAACGGCAAGGCCCTGGCCATCGTCCGCTCCGACGAGCGACCGGGGCCGATCAGCATCACCGTGACCGGCGACGGGCTGCTCCCGGCGACCACCACCGTCTTCGACGTCGGGCGCCGCGACCGGGGCGGCGCCGTCGACCCCCACCTGCGCACGCCCACCGGCACACGGCCCGACCTGCCCCGCCACGTCACCCTCGTACGCGCCGACGGCTCCACCTCCCGGGAACGGGTGACCTGGGCCAGGCTCACCCGGGATCAGCTCGACTCGGAGCGGCCGTACCTGGTGCGGGGCACCGCGCGGGGCCACCGCGTCGCCGCGCACGTCACGCCGTACCGGGTCTCCTCCGTCCAGACGTTCACCGCGGCCGTGCCCGTCGGCGTACGGCCGTACCTGCCCGGCACGGCGCGGGTCACCTTCACCGACGGCGTCACCGACCTCGTCGCCGTCAATTGGGACCCTGTCCCCGACCCGACCGGCCCCGGCACCTTCACCGTGCCCGGGAAGCTCGCCGAACACGGCCTGACCACCTCGGTCGCGGTCACCGTGTCGGACGGCTGGACCCTGGGCCAGAACCTGGCACCCGCCGCCACGCCGTCGGCCAGCTTCAGCGGCACGCCGCAGACCGTACCCGCGACCATGACCGACGGCGTCCTGCCCGACGCCAACGGCTGGTCCAACCGCTACACCAAGGCCGCGACGGCGCTGCTGCCGGCGTACAGCCTGGCCCGGCCGGCCGACTGGGCGTCGCTGACCTGGACGAGCCCGCAAGCCGTCGACACGCTGGTGCCCTACTTCCGGCTGGCCGCCGGCCGCACCTTCCCCGCCGCCGTGTCCGTCGAGTACTGGGACGGCACCGGGTGGATCCCCGCCGCCAACCAGTCGGTGACCATGGCGACGCAGTCCGAGCAGCCCACGACGATCTCCTTCGACAAGGTGTCCACGACGGCGCTACGCCTCGTCGTCACCAGCGCCGCGCCGGCCACCCCGGACGGCTTCGTCCAGATCTCCGAACTCCACGCTCTGGGAGACGTGGCTATCGGGGACGTCAAGGAGGGCTAA
- a CDS encoding RidA family protein, which yields MSFDQVTSAELAAPNGHFSQATVSTPGRLVFISGMTARRADGTIAGVGDITEQTHQVCRNLAAAVTAAGGTLADIARVDVYVRDMADFAAIHAVRRQYFTGPPPASTMVAVAGFVREEYLIEINAIAVLPETAA from the coding sequence ATGTCATTTGACCAGGTCACGTCCGCGGAGTTGGCCGCGCCCAACGGTCACTTCTCCCAGGCGACGGTGAGCACGCCGGGCCGGCTCGTCTTCATCTCCGGCATGACCGCGCGCCGGGCCGACGGCACCATCGCCGGGGTCGGCGACATCACCGAGCAGACCCACCAGGTGTGCCGCAACCTGGCCGCCGCCGTCACCGCGGCGGGCGGCACGCTGGCCGACATCGCCCGCGTCGACGTGTACGTGCGGGACATGGCCGACTTCGCCGCCATCCACGCCGTACGCCGCCAATACTTCACCGGCCCGCCGCCGGCCTCGACCATGGTGGCCGTCGCCGGCTTCGTCCGCGAGGAGTATCTGATCGAGATCAACGCGATCGCGGTGCTGCCGGAGACGGCCGCCTGA
- a CDS encoding tetratricopeptide repeat-containing diguanylate cyclase has product MQLPQAAPAPTPDVPAADRAPIAVRELAESLIERSEAARQQGDYRAGSALAREAADLAAAIEDDGLHGLALRVLAVHLVRLGDHEQAVRSTVLAARLLHGAGDEKSACKAQTVQALAYTKLGLHDEALAALSSILDIAERLDDRELQFWIYNRIGGVHGSLGDYRQGKAFLTRALGLARTDLDDESVFCILNNLSDNAVGLVKQLRGEGEEAAAAEALADGLDYARDALILARAAEHPYRESMCLGNHGTLLALAGEYAQATAMLRRSGELGATHGYRSLELEAMQGIAAVCLLEERVNEAIATLDMVLTMASEPNEKTTIMAVHEQLSVAYEKQGDMASALRHYRTYHDAERTVYSAMAETRARLLTNRFELDNARLEAERARLEAELHRVRREELERERLTWRTEAEESARRAREDQLTGLWNRRHQDEELPRLAKAATTGNRPLCVAVADVDRFKSINDQFGHQVGDEVLKRLADILRVGSRPGDLVTRMGGEEFCLAFADTDLAVAWGICERLRAAVEAYDWAGLRPGLHVTISFGVALLAPGGTAPQVLDAADTQLYRAKRHGRNRVEPALPVRLRLA; this is encoded by the coding sequence GTGCAACTCCCGCAGGCCGCCCCAGCCCCCACACCCGATGTGCCGGCTGCGGATCGCGCACCGATCGCCGTCCGGGAGCTGGCGGAGAGCCTCATCGAGCGCTCGGAGGCGGCACGACAGCAGGGTGACTACCGCGCCGGGTCGGCGCTGGCCCGGGAGGCGGCCGACCTCGCGGCCGCGATCGAGGACGACGGCCTGCACGGGCTGGCCCTGCGGGTGCTCGCGGTCCACCTGGTCCGCCTGGGCGACCATGAGCAGGCGGTACGGTCCACCGTCCTGGCCGCGCGGCTGCTGCACGGCGCCGGCGACGAAAAGTCCGCGTGCAAGGCGCAGACCGTCCAGGCCCTGGCGTACACCAAGCTGGGCCTGCACGACGAGGCGCTCGCGGCGCTGTCGTCCATCCTCGACATCGCGGAGCGCCTGGACGACCGCGAGCTCCAGTTTTGGATCTACAACCGGATCGGCGGCGTGCACGGATCGCTGGGCGACTACCGCCAGGGCAAGGCGTTTCTGACCCGCGCGCTCGGCCTCGCCCGCACCGACCTCGACGACGAGTCGGTCTTCTGCATCCTCAACAACCTCAGCGACAACGCCGTCGGGCTGGTCAAGCAGCTGCGCGGCGAGGGCGAGGAGGCGGCCGCCGCGGAGGCGCTGGCCGACGGCCTGGACTACGCGCGGGACGCGCTGATCCTGGCCCGGGCGGCGGAGCATCCCTACCGCGAGTCCATGTGCCTGGGTAACCACGGCACGCTGCTGGCGCTCGCCGGGGAGTATGCGCAGGCCACGGCGATGTTGCGGCGCTCCGGCGAGCTGGGCGCGACCCACGGATACCGCTCCTTGGAGCTGGAGGCCATGCAGGGCATCGCGGCGGTCTGCCTGCTCGAGGAACGGGTCAACGAGGCGATCGCCACGCTGGACATGGTGCTCACGATGGCCTCCGAGCCCAACGAGAAGACCACCATCATGGCGGTACACGAGCAGCTGTCCGTGGCGTACGAGAAGCAGGGCGACATGGCCTCGGCGCTGCGCCACTACCGGACGTACCACGACGCCGAACGCACCGTGTACTCGGCGATGGCGGAGACCCGGGCCCGGCTGCTGACCAATCGGTTCGAGTTGGACAATGCCCGGCTGGAGGCGGAGCGCGCCCGGCTGGAGGCGGAGCTGCACCGCGTTCGCCGGGAGGAGCTGGAGCGGGAGCGGCTGACCTGGCGGACCGAGGCCGAGGAGTCGGCGCGGCGGGCCCGCGAGGACCAGCTCACCGGCCTGTGGAACAGGCGCCATCAGGACGAGGAACTGCCCCGGCTGGCCAAGGCCGCCACGACCGGCAACCGTCCACTGTGCGTAGCGGTCGCCGACGTCGACCGGTTCAAGAGCATCAACGACCAGTTCGGCCACCAGGTCGGCGACGAGGTCCTCAAGCGGCTCGCCGACATCCTGCGCGTCGGCAGCCGGCCCGGCGACCTGGTCACCCGGATGGGCGGCGAGGAGTTCTGCCTGGCCTTCGCCGACACCGACCTGGCGGTGGCGTGGGGGATCTGCGAGCGGCTACGCGCCGCCGTCGAGGCGTACGACTGGGCCGGCCTGCGCCCAGGTCTGCACGTCACGATCAGCTTCGGGGTGGCCCTGCTGGCACCCGGGGGCACCGCGCCGCAGGTGCTCGACGCCGCCGACACCCAGCTCTACCGGGCCAAGCGCCACGGCCGCAACCGGGTCGAGCCGGCCCTGCCCGTACGCCTCCGGCTCGCCTGA
- a CDS encoding cellulose binding domain-containing protein, whose amino-acid sequence MGAGTGTTVSARVKPTSPLSADNTVSLLGRANINYYLATLTGGRLELTQRWFSTMTLLASAPFTATPGSWYELTLSFPTSTTVTASVTGPGGTSAAVSAADPGGTSFGEQVGLLARYTSASFDDVRVTNALPEPTPTEPGPCPLSIAYAIGAQYPNSFSVNITVRNITQEPLNGWTMRWTFTNGQLITSLFNGVWYQVGPTVTARNPTWWPVLAPNASLTFGFQAGGQGRGYPPTAFTVNGAPCQPTFTM is encoded by the coding sequence TTGGGGGCGGGCACCGGCACCACCGTCTCGGCGCGGGTAAAACCGACAAGCCCCCTCAGCGCGGACAACACGGTCTCGCTCCTCGGCCGCGCCAACATCAACTACTACCTCGCGACGCTGACCGGCGGCCGGCTCGAGCTCACCCAGCGCTGGTTCAGCACGATGACCCTGCTGGCCAGCGCGCCGTTCACGGCGACACCCGGCTCGTGGTACGAGCTGACGCTGAGCTTCCCGACCAGCACCACGGTCACCGCGTCCGTCACCGGCCCGGGTGGCACGTCGGCGGCGGTGAGCGCCGCCGATCCGGGCGGCACCTCCTTCGGTGAGCAGGTCGGCTTGCTCGCCCGGTACACCAGCGCCTCCTTCGACGACGTCCGGGTCACCAACGCGCTGCCGGAACCCACCCCGACCGAGCCCGGCCCCTGCCCGCTGTCGATCGCGTACGCCATCGGCGCCCAGTACCCCAACTCGTTCTCCGTCAACATCACCGTCCGAAACATCACCCAGGAGCCGCTGAACGGCTGGACGATGCGCTGGACGTTCACCAACGGGCAGCTGATCACGTCCCTGTTCAACGGCGTCTGGTACCAGGTCGGACCGACCGTCACGGCCCGCAACCCGACCTGGTGGCCGGTCCTCGCGCCGAACGCCAGCCTCACGTTCGGCTTCCAGGCGGGCGGCCAGGGCCGGGGCTACCCGCCGACGGCGTTCACCGTCAACGGCGCCCCCTGCCAACCCACGTTCACAATGTGA